One Brassica oleracea var. oleracea cultivar TO1000 chromosome C7, BOL, whole genome shotgun sequence genomic window carries:
- the LOC106302770 gene encoding uncharacterized protein LOC106302770, with protein MGDHDNMDDLTAALALIQQQMQTQQQQMLQMQHTIQNQQQAAQEQAAVNAAREERGALIGERNLPRNFATNRSPINPPPCSRQDYENKPALIGLVQKSTFSSLTSDIPMDHIEAFVRICKFSRSNGVPPDYVKCTLFPFSLEGKASRWLQSLPTGSLTSWDQERYKEYQRECPHHGFDDDYILEVFYDGVSYEFRNTLDSSSNGDFMTQTTPGAFALIENMASSSLNKNKEHDRSKSVNSIDDLTAKQDKPTDPAQSNQGQYAGYQKNYQPRAYVLSQPQNNTPQMQKHHNPQPATFAPIVAPQDETKVMLQHLLQGQQLQGKALNQVTTEINTRMNHMLGDLRTKYDNVASHMRQMDIQIAQTAESVKRQQGTLPGKTDKNPKECNAVQLRSGKQLSEPDKRRFTTAEKGKQNESEQLPADTPAVERNTDPAVGTSSPGPEQPAEAVRPIPEVVPPREYIPKVPNPIPAKTTRKDREEMKCRKMLEDLTVRLPLMDAIQMMPSMRSFMKGLISGKISEESKFMTVSKECIAVLQNRQIKKRGDPARRLGYTHFKPTKMSLVFADRSVKSPVGILEDHQVKVGNTSVPADFVVLELEEESKDPLPLILGRPFLCTVGAIIDVRQGKIDLNLGDVVMQFEMDELL; from the exons ATGGGTGATCACGACAATATGGATGACCTCACTGCTGCATTGGCACTCATTCAACAACAAATGCAGACTCAGCAACAACAGATGTTGCAGATGCAGCATACCATCCAAAATCAGCAACAAGCTGCTCAGGAACAAGCTGCCGTGAATGCCGCGCGAGAAGAGCGTGGTGCTCTTATTGGTGAGCGAAACCTTCCGCGGAACTTCGCTACTAACCGCTCCCCCATCAACCCTCCACCCTGTTCTCGACAAGATTATGAGAACAAACCTGCACTGATAGGTCTGGTACAGAAGAGCACGTTCAGCAGCCTCACTTCAGACATTCCAATGGACCACATAGAGGCTTTTGTGAGGATCTGCAAATTCTCTCGCTCTAATGGAGTGCCACCAGATTATGTGAAATGCACGTTGTTCCCATTCTCTCTTGAAGGGAAAGCTTCTCGCTGGTTGCAATCTCTCCCAACCGGTTCTCTCACCTCATGGGACCAG GAAAGGTATAAGGAATACCAGAGAGAGTGCCCACACCATGGGTTTGATGATGATTACATATTGGAGGTGTTCTACGATGGAGTGAGTTATGAGTTCCGAAACACCCTTGACTCTTCTAGTAATGGAGACTTCATGACTCAAACCACACCTGGTGCGTTTGCGTTGATTGAGAACATGGCATCAAGTTCACTGAACAAGAACAAGGAGCATGACCGCTCGAAGAGTGTGAACAGCATAGATGATCTCACTGCGAAG CAAGATAAACCAACTGATCCTGCACAGAGTAACCAAGGTCAGTATGCCGGGTATCAAAAGAACTACCAACCCCGGGCTTATGTTCTAAGCCAACCGCAGAACAACACACCCCAGATGCAGAAACACCATAACCCTCAACCAGCTACCTTTGCTCCTATCGTTGCTCCGCAAGATGAGACAAAGGTCATGTTGCAGCATCTGCTCCAAGGACAACAACTCCAAGGGAAAGCTCTGAACCAGGTTACTACCGAGATCAATACCAGAATGAACCATATGTTAGGAGATTTGAGAACCAAGTACGATAATGTCGCGAGCCATATGAGACAAATGGACATTCAGATAGCTCAGACTGCTGAGAGCGTCAAGAGGCAGCAAGGTACTCTACCTGGTAAAACAGACAAAAATCCTAAGGAGTGCAATGCAGTTCAACTGAGGAGCGGAAAGCAACTTTCCGAGCCGGACAAGAGGAGGTTCACCACGGCTGAGAAAGGGAAGCAGAATGAGTCGGAACAACTACCAGCCGATACCCCGGCAGTTGAGAGGAATACGGACCCAGCAGTTGGAACAAGTTCGCCAGGGCCAGAACAACCAGCTGAAGCTGTTCGCCCGATCCCAGAGGTTGTTCCTCCTCGCGAATACATTCCTAAAGTTCCTAACCCTATTCCAGCAAAGACCACTCGTAAGGACAGAGAGGAGATGAAGTGCAGGAAGATGCTGGAGGACCTAACCGTCCGACTCCCCTTGATGGATGCGATCCAGATGATGCCCTCCATGCGCAGCTTTATGAAGGGATTGATCTCAGGAAAAATATCAGAGGAGAGCAAATTCATGACAGTTTCCAAGGAGTGCATCGCAGTGCTTCAGAACAGGCAGATAAAGAAGCGAGGAGACCCCG CACGACGTCTAGGATACACGCATTTCAAACCAACTAAGATGTCCTTAGTATTCGCGGATAGATCAGTCAAATCCCCAGTTGGTATACTAGAGGATCACCAAGTAAAAGTCGGAAACACCTCTGTTCCAGCAGACTTCGTTGTTCTGGAGCTGGAAGAAGAGTCTAAGGATCCTCTCCCTCTCATCTTGGGAAGACCATTCCTATGTACTGTTGGAGCCATCATTGATGTGCGACAAGGGAAGATTGATCTGAATCTTGGGGACGTAGTCATGCAATTCGAGATGGATGAACTACTATAA